From one Mycobacterium colombiense CECT 3035 genomic stretch:
- a CDS encoding diacylglycerol kinase family protein has translation MYLGVIVNPKARRNRAASADRIAELRRIVGSRGEVHETNSIEELRDAIRQLAPRVTHLVGDGGDGALHWLINEIERCVSDPQRWPAFVPTNGGSVNAVARKARVRGRPEAIIRALAAAAEADRPPSDVSLDTLALDGETADGAAFHRLCFGLAAGGVGNRFYDRYYDSPDHNRLAVARVIARSFGDYITSKIAPGHVKTPNYASILFTPTRARVVIDGDEVPSRTHSLLHAGAIDLRIGGPLRLFPKASEPGALHFQAGNLRPSRIVAQLPTALTNGMLRGEGLRDVIGHEMIIEAEDEPLSPIIDGERFLGIVKLVARAGPHIRIARPA, from the coding sequence ATGTATCTAGGCGTCATCGTCAATCCGAAAGCGCGGAGGAATCGCGCCGCTTCCGCCGACCGCATCGCCGAACTGCGTCGCATCGTCGGCTCCCGCGGCGAGGTGCACGAGACCAACTCGATCGAGGAGCTTCGCGACGCCATCCGGCAGCTCGCGCCGCGGGTCACCCATCTGGTGGGCGACGGCGGTGACGGCGCACTGCACTGGTTGATCAACGAGATCGAGCGCTGCGTCAGCGATCCGCAGCGCTGGCCCGCGTTCGTCCCGACCAACGGCGGCAGCGTCAACGCCGTCGCGCGCAAGGCCCGGGTGCGCGGGCGGCCCGAAGCGATCATCCGTGCGCTGGCCGCCGCCGCGGAGGCGGACCGACCACCGTCCGACGTCAGCCTGGACACGTTGGCGCTCGACGGCGAAACCGCCGACGGCGCGGCGTTTCACCGGCTTTGCTTCGGGCTGGCGGCCGGAGGCGTCGGAAACCGTTTCTACGACCGGTATTACGACTCACCCGATCACAACCGGCTGGCCGTCGCCCGGGTGATCGCCCGCAGCTTCGGCGACTACATCACCTCCAAAATCGCCCCCGGCCACGTGAAGACGCCGAACTACGCCTCCATCCTGTTCACCCCGACGCGGGCGCGCGTGGTCATCGACGGCGACGAGGTCCCGTCGCGCACGCACAGCCTGCTGCACGCCGGCGCGATCGACCTCCGCATCGGCGGCCCGCTTCGGTTGTTCCCCAAGGCTTCCGAACCCGGCGCGCTGCATTTCCAGGCCGGAAACCTACGGCCGTCCAGGATCGTGGCGCAGCTCCCGACGGCCCTGACCAACGGGATGCTCCGCGGCGAGGGGCTCCGCGATGTCATCGGGCACGAGATGATCATCGAAGCCGAGGACGAGCCGCTGTCGCCCATCATTGACGGCGAGCGTTTCCTCGGCATCGTGAAGCTGGTGGCCCGCGCGGGCCCGCACATCCGCATCGCGCGGCCCGCCTAG
- a CDS encoding thioester reductase domain-containing protein, with amino-acid sequence METLIDYLQMWEAQRPDQTLFRFVDADGRELEHYTYQAFAERTRELAAYLSREAGLKSGDRALLVYPPGLEMIAALYACARIGVIAVPVSPPLPMSFDSGLAKLSFIARDCQAVAVLSTKQFEYDFRQLLGQRDGEQVWAGAGAGLPDLPWYATDGAQDFGGAPVADTPGEVFFLQYTSGSTSDPKGVIVTHSNVIANGSAFTGDVVLASWLPQHHDMGLISAYMFIVLLGGSTHAMSPLDFLARPSSWLRLISDVRATHTPGPNFALEYCLREDKLPDSELAGVDLSSLECIVVGAEPLRANTFARFRERFAEYGLRPEALTGAYGMAESTLIVSIRGRQTIAVNKRGLERNVARVEKALPENSNQVPLVSCGKPIDSSMVRIVDPESRQALPDGRVGEVWLAGPSKGAGYWNRPELTAEMFGARVAGDDEHTYLRTGDLGFLYEGELFVCGRSKDLIIVRGVNCYPSDVEAVVERSAPHIRSGCVAAFSVEHDESEALIVVAEVRDAHNLPDAKAIARAIRRHCHIDPHAIVFAPPRSIPKTTSGKIRRASTRQLWLDDQLPAFASWINQSANRIHDGLAAGPLERFRNLIESYDLTGDEDCSFADLGIDSLALAELRTDLQALLEENGAGELAEEVNTRLLQRLTVSEFFALISRFGDGSGQALDALRRALDQISAEYEAHEAAQMRADAALPLPELAPERPGEPTDLLLTGATGFLGPFLVSSLLTRTSYTVHALVRATDAAHGLDRIVASLRRAQLWTPALEADVRARVRIVCGDLAEPALGIGEAAFQQLAADVDAVVHNGALVNYVRTYDALRPANVEGTRELLRLAMTDHRKVFHLVSSTFIYGWSTEPVVGEWDANEKMAGLDFGYSQTKWVGEQLALAAQRKGLDVRIYRPSLISPTRAGFGSQDDILVRLTAFMIEHGVAVNALNQISLLPADLIAEHIVGLMGLPKDDSVGSVFNMTADDYYNLTDITRILSERYGYRFEYHDIPSFTEQLNRRCTPNDQMYPLVDFLTRSADKIAAMRDKRYDNTQYRHRRGLANVHLREPALTETVDHLVRFLRSERLITEVEDEAQRSA; translated from the coding sequence ATGGAGACACTGATCGACTACCTGCAGATGTGGGAAGCGCAGAGGCCGGACCAGACCCTCTTCCGGTTCGTCGACGCCGACGGCCGCGAACTCGAGCACTACACCTACCAGGCCTTCGCCGAACGCACCCGCGAACTGGCCGCCTACCTGTCCCGGGAGGCCGGCCTCAAGTCGGGTGATCGCGCGCTGCTGGTTTACCCGCCCGGCCTGGAGATGATCGCGGCGCTGTACGCATGCGCGCGCATCGGGGTGATCGCCGTTCCGGTCAGCCCGCCCCTGCCGATGTCCTTCGATTCCGGGCTCGCCAAGCTCAGCTTCATCGCTCGCGACTGCCAGGCCGTGGCCGTGCTGTCGACGAAGCAGTTCGAGTACGACTTCCGCCAGTTGCTCGGCCAACGCGACGGCGAGCAGGTGTGGGCGGGCGCCGGTGCCGGCCTGCCGGACCTGCCCTGGTACGCGACCGATGGCGCGCAGGACTTCGGCGGCGCCCCCGTCGCGGACACTCCCGGTGAGGTGTTCTTCCTGCAGTACACCTCGGGCTCCACGAGCGACCCCAAAGGCGTGATCGTCACCCACTCCAACGTCATCGCCAACGGCTCCGCCTTCACCGGCGACGTGGTGCTGGCGTCGTGGCTGCCGCAGCACCACGACATGGGGTTGATCTCGGCCTACATGTTCATCGTGCTGCTGGGCGGGTCGACGCACGCGATGTCGCCCCTGGACTTCCTCGCCCGGCCGTCGTCGTGGCTTCGGCTGATCAGCGATGTGCGCGCCACCCACACGCCGGGCCCCAACTTCGCGCTCGAATACTGCCTGCGCGAGGACAAGCTGCCCGACTCCGAATTGGCCGGTGTCGACCTGAGCAGCCTCGAGTGCATCGTGGTGGGCGCAGAACCATTGCGCGCCAACACCTTCGCCCGATTCCGGGAGCGGTTCGCCGAGTACGGTCTGCGGCCCGAGGCGCTCACCGGCGCCTACGGGATGGCCGAATCCACCTTGATCGTCTCGATCCGTGGGCGCCAGACCATCGCGGTGAACAAGCGTGGGCTGGAACGCAACGTCGCTCGCGTCGAAAAGGCGCTGCCGGAGAACAGCAATCAGGTCCCGTTGGTCAGCTGCGGCAAGCCCATCGACAGCAGCATGGTTCGCATCGTCGATCCCGAATCGCGCCAGGCGCTGCCCGACGGGCGGGTCGGCGAGGTCTGGTTGGCCGGGCCCTCCAAGGGCGCCGGTTACTGGAACCGCCCGGAACTCACGGCGGAGATGTTCGGCGCCCGCGTCGCCGGCGACGACGAGCACACCTACCTGCGGACCGGCGATCTGGGCTTCCTCTACGAGGGCGAGCTGTTCGTCTGCGGCCGCAGCAAGGACCTGATCATCGTCCGCGGCGTCAACTGCTATCCCTCCGACGTCGAAGCCGTCGTCGAGCGCAGCGCCCCACACATCCGCAGCGGCTGCGTCGCCGCCTTCTCGGTCGAGCACGACGAGTCCGAGGCGCTGATCGTGGTCGCCGAGGTGCGCGACGCGCACAACCTTCCGGACGCCAAGGCCATCGCCCGCGCGATCCGGCGGCACTGCCACATCGACCCGCACGCGATCGTCTTCGCGCCGCCGCGCAGCATCCCCAAGACCACGTCGGGGAAGATCCGGCGCGCGTCGACCCGCCAACTGTGGCTGGACGACCAGCTTCCCGCCTTCGCGAGCTGGATCAACCAGTCGGCCAACAGGATTCACGATGGCCTGGCCGCGGGCCCGCTGGAGCGTTTCCGCAACCTCATCGAGAGCTACGACCTCACCGGCGACGAGGACTGCTCGTTCGCCGATCTCGGCATCGACTCGCTGGCACTGGCCGAGCTTCGCACCGACCTGCAGGCGCTGCTGGAGGAGAATGGCGCGGGCGAGCTGGCCGAAGAGGTCAACACCCGCCTGCTGCAGCGGCTGACGGTGTCCGAATTCTTCGCGCTGATAAGCCGATTCGGCGACGGATCCGGGCAGGCGCTCGACGCCCTGCGCCGGGCGCTGGATCAGATCTCCGCCGAGTACGAGGCCCACGAGGCCGCCCAGATGCGCGCCGACGCGGCGCTGCCGCTGCCCGAACTGGCGCCCGAGCGCCCGGGTGAGCCCACCGACCTCCTGCTCACCGGCGCGACCGGATTCCTGGGGCCGTTCCTGGTGAGCAGCCTGCTGACGCGGACTTCCTACACGGTGCACGCGCTGGTGCGCGCCACGGACGCCGCGCACGGCCTGGACCGCATCGTCGCCTCGCTGCGCCGCGCCCAGCTGTGGACGCCGGCGCTGGAAGCCGACGTGCGCGCCCGGGTCCGCATTGTCTGCGGCGATCTCGCCGAGCCCGCGCTGGGCATCGGCGAGGCGGCCTTCCAGCAGCTGGCGGCCGACGTCGATGCCGTCGTGCACAACGGCGCGCTGGTCAACTACGTCCGCACCTACGACGCCCTGCGCCCCGCCAACGTGGAGGGCACCCGCGAGCTGCTCCGGCTGGCAATGACCGACCACCGCAAGGTTTTCCACCTCGTCTCCAGCACGTTCATCTACGGCTGGAGCACCGAGCCGGTGGTCGGGGAGTGGGATGCCAACGAAAAGATGGCCGGCCTGGACTTCGGCTACTCGCAGACCAAGTGGGTCGGCGAGCAGCTGGCCCTGGCCGCGCAGCGCAAGGGACTCGACGTCCGCATCTACCGGCCCTCGCTGATCTCGCCGACCCGCGCGGGCTTCGGCAGCCAGGACGACATCCTGGTGCGGCTGACGGCGTTCATGATCGAGCACGGCGTCGCCGTCAACGCGCTCAACCAGATCAGCCTGCTGCCGGCGGACCTGATCGCGGAGCACATCGTCGGACTGATGGGCCTGCCCAAAGATGACAGCGTGGGCAGTGTTTTCAATATGACCGCCGACGACTACTACAACCTCACCGACATCACCCGGATCCTGTCCGAGCGGTACGGGTATCGCTTTGAGTACCACGACATCCCGTCGTTCACCGAGCAGCTGAACCGCCGCTGCACGCCGAACGACCAGATGTACCCGCTGGTCGATTTCCTCACCCGGTCGGCGGACAAGATCGCGGCGATGCGGGACAAGCGCTACGACAACACGCAGTACCGGCACCGGCGGGGGTTGGCGAACGTCCACCTGCGCGAGCCGGCCCTGACCGAGACGGTCGATCATCTGGTCCGGTTCCTGCGCAGCGAGCGGTTGATCACCGAGGTGGAGGACGAGGCGCAGCGCAGCGCCTAG
- a CDS encoding metal-dependent hydrolase, protein MFTVDDKATGPHDASLDHERIVLQARDVDFDWSTLPFYYVPNEPFTTHFCNVLHLLLPAGEEFIVDAFKDTLPLIKDDQLRRDVQGFISQEAMHSQAHAGVLGHFAANDIDVTPFTDQMRWLFTQLIGDRPRWSPRRRQSWLLERVSMVAALEHYTAILGEWILDTPQHDAMGTDPVMLDLLRWHGAEEVEHKAVAFDTMKHLRAGYWRQVRTQLLITPALLWLFVRGVRFMYSVDPYLPPGTKPRWRDYFRAARRGLVPGPFQFLRVIGAYYTPSFHPSQLGGVGRAVDYLARSPAARAAH, encoded by the coding sequence ATGTTCACCGTCGATGACAAGGCAACGGGCCCGCACGACGCGTCGCTCGACCACGAGCGGATCGTCCTGCAGGCGCGTGACGTCGACTTCGACTGGTCGACGCTGCCGTTCTACTACGTGCCCAACGAGCCCTTCACCACGCACTTCTGCAACGTGCTGCACCTGTTGCTGCCCGCGGGCGAGGAGTTCATCGTGGACGCCTTCAAGGACACCTTGCCGCTGATCAAAGACGATCAACTGCGGCGCGACGTGCAGGGATTCATCAGCCAGGAGGCCATGCACTCGCAGGCGCACGCCGGCGTGCTCGGGCATTTCGCGGCGAACGACATCGACGTGACGCCGTTCACCGACCAAATGCGTTGGCTGTTCACCCAACTCATCGGCGACCGGCCGCGGTGGAGCCCGCGGCGGCGCCAAAGCTGGCTGCTCGAGCGGGTATCGATGGTGGCCGCGCTCGAGCACTACACGGCCATCCTCGGTGAATGGATCCTCGACACCCCGCAGCACGACGCCATGGGCACCGACCCCGTGATGCTCGACCTGTTGCGCTGGCACGGCGCCGAGGAAGTCGAGCACAAGGCGGTCGCCTTCGACACCATGAAGCACCTGCGCGCCGGCTACTGGCGGCAGGTGCGCACCCAGCTGCTGATCACACCGGCGCTGCTGTGGTTGTTCGTCCGCGGCGTGCGTTTCATGTACTCCGTCGACCCGTACTTGCCGCCCGGCACCAAGCCGCGCTGGCGCGACTACTTCCGCGCTGCGCGCCGGGGCCTGGTGCCCGGGCCATTCCAGTTCCTGCGGGTCATCGGCGCCTACTACACCCCGAGTTTCCATCCCTCCCAGCTGGGCGGGGTGGGGCGCGCGGTCGACTACCTGGCCCGCTCGCCCGCCGCCCGCGCGGCGCACTGA
- a CDS encoding alpha/beta fold hydrolase — protein sequence MTTEVASTTVAASDGVRLAVHTYTDLDPGRPTILAIHGYPDNHHVWDPVATTLSRRFNVVAYDVRGAGQSSTPADRSGYRLPQLVADVGAVIERLGVDSVHLLAHDWGSIQAWAAVTDDAVMGKIASFTSVSGPHLNYAGKFLRSARTPRALFDVAKQILASSYIWFFLCPGVPELAIRSRATVKVFEAVERIGGSDTRGGRGATYRSADDYLNGLNLYRANMPAPILSPPAQLPQTTVAVQVLVARQDYFVSPALQRFTGSIPEGGRVVPIEGGHWVVTAYPEVIARLTGEWVDLIAQSTDRRGLG from the coding sequence ATGACGACCGAAGTGGCTTCAACCACGGTCGCCGCCTCCGACGGCGTGCGACTGGCGGTGCACACCTACACCGACCTCGACCCCGGCCGGCCGACCATCCTGGCCATCCACGGCTACCCGGACAATCACCACGTCTGGGATCCGGTGGCAACGACATTGAGCCGCCGATTCAACGTCGTGGCGTACGACGTGCGTGGGGCCGGCCAATCCTCAACGCCGGCAGACCGTTCGGGGTATCGACTGCCGCAGCTGGTCGCCGACGTCGGCGCGGTGATCGAGCGCCTCGGCGTGGACAGCGTGCACCTGCTGGCCCACGACTGGGGGTCGATCCAGGCCTGGGCCGCGGTCACCGACGACGCGGTGATGGGCAAGATCGCCTCCTTCACCTCGGTCTCCGGGCCGCACCTGAACTACGCGGGCAAGTTCCTGCGGTCAGCGCGCACGCCGCGGGCGCTTTTCGACGTGGCCAAACAGATCCTGGCCTCGTCCTACATCTGGTTCTTCCTGTGCCCGGGCGTACCGGAGCTGGCGATCCGATCCCGGGCGACGGTGAAAGTCTTTGAGGCGGTTGAGCGCATCGGTGGATCGGACACCCGCGGCGGTCGCGGTGCGACGTACCGCTCGGCCGACGATTACCTCAACGGGCTCAACCTGTACCGCGCGAACATGCCCGCACCGATCCTGTCACCCCCTGCGCAACTGCCGCAGACCACCGTTGCGGTACAGGTGCTGGTCGCACGCCAAGACTATTTCGTATCGCCTGCCCTGCAACGGTTTACCGGGTCCATCCCGGAGGGCGGCAGGGTCGTCCCGATCGAGGGCGGCCACTGGGTGGTGACCGCGTACCCCGAGGTCATCGCCCGGCTCACCGGCGAGTGGGTAGACCTGATCGCCCAGTCCACCGACCGTCGTGGCCTCGGCTAG
- a CDS encoding PDR/VanB family oxidoreductase translates to MIVAQTIWDGIPADLYGRRKRDRMYTALYGVGALFGGLATASRWTSARVQPVRRTTTAVVTNRELLAPDVVALTLADPSGGLLPSWTPGAHIDVRLPSGRRRQYSLCGSPGRRTDYRIAVRRIADGGGGSIEMHEAFHVGDKFEFEGPRNAFYLVTDEREVLFVIGGIGVTPILPMIQTAQQRGINWRAVYAGRGREYMPLLDEVLAVDPDRVTVWADDERGRFPTATDLLAGAGPATAVYVCGPTAMLEAVRTARNEHANAPLHYERFGPPPVVDGVPFELELARSQRVLSVPGNRSALDVMLDRDSTTAYSCQQGFCGTCKVKVLGGQVDRRGRTAEGQDEMLVCVSRAKSGRVVIDA, encoded by the coding sequence ATGATTGTGGCACAGACTATTTGGGACGGCATCCCGGCCGACCTGTACGGCCGCCGCAAACGGGACCGGATGTACACCGCGTTGTACGGGGTGGGTGCCCTGTTCGGCGGCCTCGCGACGGCGTCGCGGTGGACGTCCGCGCGGGTGCAGCCGGTGCGGCGAACCACCACCGCGGTCGTCACCAACCGCGAACTGCTGGCGCCCGATGTGGTCGCGTTGACGCTGGCCGACCCGTCCGGAGGATTGTTGCCGTCCTGGACACCGGGTGCGCACATCGACGTTCGGCTGCCATCGGGCCGGCGCCGGCAGTACTCGCTGTGTGGTTCGCCCGGGCGGCGCACCGACTATCGCATCGCGGTGCGGCGCATCGCCGACGGCGGCGGTGGCTCGATCGAAATGCACGAGGCCTTCCACGTGGGCGACAAATTCGAGTTCGAAGGGCCCCGCAATGCTTTCTATCTCGTCACCGACGAGCGCGAGGTCTTGTTCGTGATCGGCGGCATCGGGGTGACGCCGATCCTGCCCATGATCCAGACGGCCCAGCAGCGTGGAATCAATTGGCGCGCCGTGTATGCCGGCCGCGGCCGGGAGTACATGCCGTTGCTGGACGAGGTGCTGGCGGTGGACCCGGACCGGGTCACCGTGTGGGCCGACGACGAACGCGGCCGATTCCCCACCGCGACCGACCTGCTTGCCGGCGCCGGGCCGGCGACGGCCGTCTACGTGTGTGGCCCCACCGCCATGCTGGAAGCGGTGCGCACCGCGCGCAACGAACACGCGAACGCGCCGCTGCACTACGAGCGTTTCGGCCCTCCGCCGGTGGTCGACGGGGTTCCCTTCGAGCTGGAGCTGGCCCGGTCGCAGCGGGTGCTCAGCGTGCCGGGGAACCGGTCGGCGCTGGACGTCATGCTCGATCGCGACTCGACCACCGCCTACTCGTGCCAGCAGGGGTTCTGCGGCACCTGCAAGGTGAAAGTGCTTGGCGGGCAGGTCGATCGCCGCGGGCGCACCGCGGAGGGCCAGGACGAGATGCTGGTCTGCGTTTCCCGTGCGAAATCCGGGCGCGTGGTGATCGACGCCTGA